The Elusimicrobiota bacterium genome contains the following window.
GGCCTATGGGCCGCGCGGCGGCGCGCCGCGCTGCGCGCCCCGGCCACGGCGGCCGCGGCCGCCGCGCTCCTGGCCTGCGCGGGGCTGACCGCGCGCGCTTCCTCTTATTGGAGCTCCACCGAGGCGCTGTGGCGCCGCGCGCTGGCCGTCGACCCGGCCTCGGTCATGGCGCGCGTGAACCTCTCCGCCTACTACCGGCGCGCGAACCTCGTCGACCAGGCGCTCCGCGAGGAGCGGGCCGCCGTCGCGCTCGACCCGACCTTGGCCGTCCAGCTCAACAACCTCGGCGCCGACGCGGTGGGACGCAAGGACTACGCCGAGGCCGAAAGGCTGCTCCGGGCTTCCGTCGCCGCCGACCCCGGCGTCGCGGCCGCGCATCTCAATCTCGCCTCCGCGCTGACCGGTCTCGGACGCCGGGGCGAGGCCCTGAAGCGGCTCGAGCAGGCCGCCCGCCTCGACTTCTCCGACTACAAGATCCTGAACAACCTGGGCGTGGCGCTGTCCGGGGCCGGGGAGCACGGGCGGGCCGAGGCGGCCCTGCGCCGGGCGACGGAGCTCGCGCCGACGTGGCCGATCGCGTTCTACAACCACGGCAACGCGCTGGCGGCCCTGGGGCGCGGGCGGGAGGCGGCCGACGCTTACACCGAGGCCGTCCGCCTGGACCCGGGCTTCGCGCTCGCGCGCCGCAAGCTCGAAGAGACGCGCTGAAGAGGCGTCATAGCTCGGCCGGGCGCGGCCTCGAGGCGGGCCTCCCCCGACGAGCCCCCGGGACTTATCCACAGGATATCCACCCTGTGGATAAGGTTACCCTAAAGACCTATATCAATATAGGACTTGCGGCCTAGAAATATGTTATATGGTTTTTGGTCGGGCGCCGCGAGGGGTCGCGGCGAGAACGTTACGGAGGTGTATATGGTTCGAGGCTTCAAACTGGCGGGACTCCTGGTCCTGTCGCTCCTGGGTCTTTCCTCATCCGCGTTCGCGGGCGAGCGCCGCATCGTCGTCTTCCAGCCGGGCACGAGCCCGGCTCAGCGCGTGGCGCTGGCCAAGGCCGCCGGCGGCACGGTCGTGCGCGAGCTGCGGCTGATCAACGCCGTCGTCATCGAGCACCCGACGCAGGTGAGCATCGCGGAGAGCAAGCTGCGCGCGCTGGCGGAGGTCAAGCGCGTGGACTTGGACCCGAGGATCGACTGGCTCAAGATGGCCGACGCCCGCGGCGTCGACTTCGCCGTCCCGAGCGCGGCCGGCATCCTCAAGGGCATCGAGGGGCTCAAGGCCGTGAAGCAGCAGGCCGAGGAGCCGGCGCCGACCGCTCCCGGCGCGCAGGAGACGCCGTGGGGCATCGCCCGCGTCAAGGCGCCCGCCGCCTGGGGCACGACCCGGGGCAAGGGCGTCAAGGTGGTCGTCATCGACACCGGCGTCGACATGACGCACCCGGAGCTCTCGGGCATCCTCAAGGGCGGCTGGAACGCGATCTCGACCGCGGCGACCTTCAACGACGACAACGGCCACGGCTCGCACGTCTCCGGCACGATCGCCGCGAAGGACGACTCGGCGGGCGTCGTCGGCGTGGCGCCGCAGGTCGACCTGTACGGCGTGAAGGTCCTCGATGAGAACGGCTCCGGGACCTTCGACGACGTCATCGCCGGCATGCTGTGGGCCGTCGAGAACAAGATGGAGGTCGCCAACATGAGTCTCGGGGCGAACTCGGGCAACCAGGCCCTCGCCGACGCCGTCGAGGCGATGCGCAAGGGCGGCGTGATCCTGATCGCGGCGGCCGGCAACTCCGGGGGCTCGGTGGGTTATCCCGCCGCGTATCCGGGCGCGATCGCGGTCGCGGCCTCGGACTCGAAGGACAAGCTCGCCTCGTTCTCGAGCCGCGGCCCATCGGTCGCGGTCATCGCCCCCGGCGTCAACGTCAAGTCCACGTACATGGGCGGGGACTACGACACGCTGTCGGGCACCTCGATGGCCACGCCGCACGTGGCCGGCCTGACGGCGCTGTACGTCGCGACCCACAAGGGAGCGACGCCGGAGCAGGCGCGCGCGGCCCTGGCGGCCGCGTCGGTCAAGCTTCCGGGAGTGCCGGACATCGGCCAGGGCGCCGGCTTGCCCACGGCCGACAAGCTCGTCCGCTGATCGTCCGTTCCGAGAAAGCCCCCTTCGCCCTCGCGGCGAAGGGGGCTTTTAATTTCCTATGATGCCTCCAGCCATGGACCGATTGACCCGCCGGATCGCCGCCGCCGCGCTCGTGCTCGCCGCCAGCGCGGGCTCCTTCTTCGTCGCGCGCGGGCGCGTCAAGCCCTACTCGCCCGCCGCGCCCGACTACCGCACCCTCGGCCCCGCCGGCGCGAAGGTGACCATCGTCGAGTTCTCCGACTTCGAGTGCCCGGCCTGCCGCGTCGCCGAGCCGCCGATGCGCGGCCTCCTGAAGCTCTACGACGGCAAGGTCCGCCTCGTCTTCAAGCATTTCCCGCTCGAGCGCATGCACAAGTTCGCCCGCCCCGCGGCGATCGCCTCCGAGTGCGCCGGCCGGCAGGGCAAGTTCTGGGAGTTCCACCACGACCTGTACGACCGCCAGTCGGAATGGCCGGCCGAGAAGTTCGAGGAGCGCATGGCCGCCTACGCGAAGAACGCGAAGCTCGACCTGGCCGCCTGGAGCGCCTGCCGCCGGGATCCCTCGGTCGACGCCGCCGTGAGCGCGGACGCCAAGGACGGCGACAACGCCTGGGTCGGCTCGACGCCGACCTTCTTCATCAACGGCAAGCGGTTCGTCGGCGCGCGGCAGCTCGCCGAGATGGGGACGCCCTGGGTCGAGAAGGAGCTGAAGAAATGAGCGTGAATATCCCCCCCGCCCTGGGCCTCGCCGCGCGCGTGATCGTCGGCGCGGTCCTCGTCTACGCCGGCGCCGCCAAGGCGGCCGGCCCGGCCGAGGAGTTCGCGGTCGTGATCGGCTCCTACGACGTGCTCCCCCGGGACATGGTCCTCACCGCCGCGACCTTCCTGCCCTGGGTCGAGATCGTCGTCGGCTGGTCCCTGATCCTCGGCCTGAGGCTCCGCGCCGCCGCCGCCGCCGCCGGCGCCCTGTTCGCGGCCTTCCTGTTCGCGCTCCTGACGGTGAAGGCGAAAGGCATCGAGCTCCCCAACTGCGGCTGCTTCGGCGACGGGGTCCACCTGACCTTGACCCAAGGCTTGATCTTCGACACGGCGCTGGCCGGCCTGTGCTGGCTCGCGTGGAGCGCCGGTCCCTCGCGCCTGAGCCTGGACAGCTGGGCGGAAGGCGGCTATACTGGACGCGATCATGACAAACGCTAAGAAGCGCGTCCTCGCCGTCGACGACGACGCCTCCATCTGCGAGTTCTACGACCAGGCCCTGCGCCTCGGCGGCTTCGACGTGGAGTGCGCGCCCAGCGCGGCCAAGGCCCGCGAGGCCCTGACCAAGCGCCGCCCCGACCTCATCCTCATGGACATCATGATGCCCGACCAGGACGGCATCAGCTTCACGCGCGAGCTGCGCGCCGACGCCAAGACCTCGGACATACCGATCATCGTTGTCTCGGGCCTCGCCGACGCCGGCACCCTCAACGACGCCCTCCTGTTCGGCGCGGTGGACTACCTGGTCAAGCCCGTCGAGATCGACGCGCTCAAGGCCAAGATCGAGCGCACCTTCGCCGCCCTCGAGCGCCGCAAGAAGACCCCCTAGACGGCGGGCCTTTTTTATTGGTAACTGTTGTTATTATGCCTGGGCCCTTTGACCCCCCGCCCGTCGGGACCTACGCCCCTGTCGACGGTCCGGTAATCCGGCTAAATTAGCGATATGCCTCCCAATCACCAGCGGACCCGCGGGCCGCTGATCGCGCTCTCGACCGACTTCATCCGCGTCAAGGAGTACTTCGAGGCCATCGTGGCCTCCTCCGGCGACCTCATCTGCACGACGGACATCACCGGCCGGATCATCTACTTCTCGCCGGGCGCCGAGGCGATGCTCGGCCTCACCGCGGAGCAGGCCGCGGGCCGCCCCGCCCACGACTTCTACACCGACGGCCGCGCCGGCGCGGAGAACCTCATGAAGCTCCTGCGCGCCAGCCCCGACGGGCGCCTGCACAACCACGAGATGCGCGTGAAGGCCTCGGGCGACCGGATCCTCCACGTCAGCATGTCCCTCTCCTTCCTGAAGGACGCCCGCGGCCGGGTGATCGGCACGCTCGGCATCGCCAAGGACATCAGCGACCGCGTCGAGCTCGAGCGCCGGCTGCGCGAGATGACCCGCACCGACGACCTGACCGGGCTCTACAACCAGCGCCACTTCCACGACCGCCTGCGCGAGGAGGCCGCCCGCTCCCGCCGCCAGGGAGACCCGCTCGCGATGGTCGTCTTCGACCTCGACGGCTTCAAGCAGGTCAACGACAAGCGCGGCCACCTCGAGGGCGACCGCATCCTCCAGGCCTTCGCGGGCGCCGTGACGGAGAGCGTGCGCCGCGAGGTGGACCTCTGCTTCCGCTACGGCGGCGACGAGTTCGTCCTCCTCCTCCCGGGCACGACCGCCCTCAAGGGCGCGCGCGTCGCGCGCCGCATCGTCAAGACCGCGGAGCCGCTGGCCAAGGAGGGCGTCACCGCGAGCTGGGGCGTGGCCCAGCTCCCCCCCTCGGGCGACGCCTCCGAGTTCGTCCGCGCGGCCGACTCCGCGATGTACAAGATGAAGGCCGGCAAGTCCGGCGTCCGCCGCCGCGGCACCGACCTCGCCCGCGCCTACTCCGCCGAAGGCCGCGGCTCGCGCCGCGTCTGACGCCGCGATAAAGTCTATAATGCGCGCATGCGCGACTTTCGCCGGAAGCTCCTCCCCTTTTTCCTGCTCTTCCTCGCCGCCTTCACCGCGTTCAAAGCGCTCTCGATCCTGCTGTGGAGGGAGCAGACGACCGCGCAGGTGGTGAACTTCGACCTCCAGCGATACCGGACGAGCTGGGGCCCCGGGATCAACGGCCCCTGGATCACGTTCACCTATTCGGCCGGCGGCAAGACCTTCACCGACACGGCGCTCACCGTCTCGCGGTTCAAGACCGGCCCCATCACGCTGGACTACTGCCGCTGGAAGCCCGACTGGAACAGCCCCTCCGGGGAGGAGTGGTTCGATCTGTTCGGGGTCGCCTGCCTGCTCCTCGCCGCGCTCGTGACCTGGCCTTCGCCGCGTCCGTACCCGAAGCTCGAAGGATAGCCGGGCTAGCGCGCCGCCGGGCTCAGCAGGATGCGCCGGGGCTTCGAGAACGGGTGATGGAAGCCGAGCAGGTCCACCAGCCCGTAGCGGAGCCAGTAGCGGCCGGACTTGACCTCCATCGTCAGCAGGTCCTTGCGCAGGTCGATGTCGGCCATGAACGGGTACTCCTTGTCGAAAAGGATCCCGCCGAACGAGGGGCTCGAGGAGACCTGGACGTGGTAGGAGCCCAGTTCCTCCGGGTCGACCACGACGCTGTCCGGCACCGCGTCGTCGAGCGCCGCGGTCCGCTGCGGCGGGAACGCCGCCGGCTCGGCCGAGACGTCGATCTCGGAGTCCGCGTCGGCGGCCGCGGCGTCGCCCAGAGGCTGGTCGCCGATGCGCAGCGGCGTCAGCACCTTCTTGAGCGGAGCGGGCGAGGCGTAGCGCTGAGGCCGCTCCGTCGGCAGGGGCGTGAGCTCGTCGGGCCGCCGGACCTCGGGCTCGCCCTGGACGCCGCCCGCGCCCGGGCGCGGCCCGGCCGGGCCGGGCGGCCGCCCGGCGGACGCCTCCTGGCCCAGGGCCTCGCCGCCGGCGGGCCCGGCCGGTGATTCGGGCGCGCGCGGCGGGGGCGGCGCCGCCTTCATCTTGTCGCGGGACGCGTCCGCGGCGGGGGCGCGGGGGACGGCGACGGGCTCGACGGGAGGGTCACGGCCCTCGACGGGCGGCAGCGGCGACTTGCGTCCGACGAGCGCCACGGGGGGCTCCGACAAGCCGCCCCGCTCCTCGGAGACGATCACCGCCTTCGTCCGGCCGCACCCGGCGGCGAGACAGACCACGGCCATGAGGGCGCCGGCTCGGCCCGCGCGTGTCACTTCCTTAGTGTAGCCCCGGAACGGCCGGCGTCAAGACTCGTCTGCGCCCCGAAAATCCGCTATCATGAGGTCCATGGCCCGGGTCCTCATCATCGACGACGACTTCGAGATCGTCTCCATCCTGACCGAGATCCTCAAGCACGAGGGCCACGAGGTCTCCTCCGCCGGGGAGCCCGTCGAGGGCATGCAGATGGCCCGCAAGGTCAAGCCCGACCTGATCATCCTCGACTACCACATGCCGGGCAACACAGGCTCCCACCTTTTCGAGTCCTTCCGCCGCAACAACGCCACGAAGAGCACCCCGATCCTCTTCATGAGCGGTGAGGCCGACCCCGAGCACATCATGAGCGAGGTGTCGGACTCCGCCGGGGCCCGCTTCCTGCCGAAGCCGGTCAGGCTCGAGGAATTCCGCCGCACGATCCGCGAGATGCTCGCGGGACCTAAGGAGGCCTGACATGGGCAAACTCGTTCTCGTCCGCCACGGACAGTCTCAGTGGAACCTGGAGAACCGCTTCACCGGCTGGGTGGACGTTCCGATCACCGCGCTCGGGGAGAACGAGGCGCGCCGCGCCGGCCAGGAGCTCAAGGGCATCAAGTTCGACGTCGCCTTCACCTCGGAGCTCAAGCGCGCCCAGCAGACCTTGGGCATCATCTTGGAGGAGATCGGCCAGCAGGACCTCCCGGTCAAGAAGGACAAGGCGCTCAACGAGCGGCATTACGGCGACCTCCAGGGCCTCGACAAGGCCGAGACGGCGAAGAAGTACGGCGACGCGCAGGTCCACATCTGGCGGCGGTCGTTCGACGTGCAGCCGCCGAACGGCGAGAGCCTCAAGGACACGGCCGCGCGGACCTTGCCCTACTTCGACGCCCACATCCTCCCCGAGGTGAAGGCCGGCAAGAACGTCCTGGTCTCGGCGCACGGGAACTCCCTGCGCGCCATCCTGATGGAGCTCGAGAAGCTGACGCCCGAGCAGATCATGCAGGTCAACATCGGCACCTGCCTGCCCATCTACTACGACATCGGCCCCAAGGGCGAGGTGCTCAAGAAGACCGCCTCGACCGCGTCCTGAGCGAGCCCCATTTCGTTTGTTGTATGATAGGCCCATGAAGAAACTACTCTCTTTCGCGCTCGCCGCGGCCTTCCTCGCCGCGTGCACCTCCCCCGCCAAGAAGACGGCCGCGGGCAAGAACGGGAAGGCCGGCGCCGCCGCCGCCGGCGAAAGCACCGAGGCCGCCCCTCTTCCGCCGGGCGCCGAGGTCGTCGAGGCCAGCCTGCGCGGCTCCGGCTTCGAGGCCGACGCGGACATCAAGACCGTCCGCTTCGACTACGACAGCGCCCAGCTCTCGGGAGAGACGCTCGACATCCTCAAGGCCAACGCCGCCGTCATGAAGGAGCGCAAGGGGACCGAGTTCCTCGTCGCCGGGCACTGCGACGACCGCGGCACCGTGGCCTATAACCTGGCCCTCGGCCAGAAGCGCGCCAAGGAGGTCCGGGACTACTACATCCGCCTCGGCGTCGACGGCCGCAAGATCGCGACGATCTCCTTCGGCAAGGAGCAGGGCGAATGCTCCGAGCAGACCGAGGAGTGCTGGTCGAAGAACCGCCGCGCCGTCACCGGCGTGCGCGCCAAGGCCGGCGCGTCGGCGCAGTGAACGCGGGCCGTTCCGCCGTCCTCGCGGCGGCCGCGCTGATGCTGTCCTCCTGCATCGCCACGCAGAAGGACGTGCTCGACCTCTCCCAGCAGTCCGACGAGCTCAAGGAGCAGGTCGAGGAGCTCAAGAAGACCGTCGGCTCCCTGCAGGCCAACCAGGCCGACCTGTCCGTCTCGATCAAGCAGCTGCGCGAGGAGCTGACCGCCTACACCGAGACCGTGAAGGCGTCGCAGGGCGACATGAGCAAGCTCTCGGTCAAGCTCGACGACCTCGGCGCGCAGCTCTCGGGCAAGGTGGCCGCGCTCGGCCAGACCATCACCCAAGCGCAGACCAAGGGGCTCGAGGACCAGAAGGCGGCGCTCGCCGAGGCCAAGCGGGAGAGCGGCGCGACCGACGTGTTCTACACCGCCGAGAAGCGCCTCCAGGCCAAGGACTACGGGCAGGCCGCGAAGGGCTTCGAGGCGTACCTGCGCGATTTCCCGAAGGGCGAGCTCCTCGACGTCGCGACCTACGACCTGGGCCTGGCCTACTACGGCCTTAAGCAGTGGGAAAAGGCCGGACGCCAGTTCGCCATCGTCCTGGATAAATACCCGAAGAGCGGCCAGACCCCGGGAGCGCGCCTGCACTACGCGCTGTCTTTGATCAACCTGAAGAAGGCCGGCGACGAGGCCCGCGCCTATCTCGAGAGCGTGCAGGCCGACTTCCCGAAGAGTCCCGAGGCCAAGGAAGCCGCCGCCGTGCTCAAGCGCCTGGCCAAGCCCAAGAAAT
Protein-coding sequences here:
- a CDS encoding tetratricopeptide repeat protein → GLWAARRRAALRAPATAAAAAALLACAGLTARASSYWSSTEALWRRALAVDPASVMARVNLSAYYRRANLVDQALREERAAVALDPTLAVQLNNLGADAVGRKDYAEAERLLRASVAADPGVAAAHLNLASALTGLGRRGEALKRLEQAARLDFSDYKILNNLGVALSGAGEHGRAEAALRRATELAPTWPIAFYNHGNALAALGRGREAADAYTEAVRLDPGFALARRKLEETR
- a CDS encoding S8 family peptidase → MVRGFKLAGLLVLSLLGLSSSAFAGERRIVVFQPGTSPAQRVALAKAAGGTVVRELRLINAVVIEHPTQVSIAESKLRALAEVKRVDLDPRIDWLKMADARGVDFAVPSAAGILKGIEGLKAVKQQAEEPAPTAPGAQETPWGIARVKAPAAWGTTRGKGVKVVVIDTGVDMTHPELSGILKGGWNAISTAATFNDDNGHGSHVSGTIAAKDDSAGVVGVAPQVDLYGVKVLDENGSGTFDDVIAGMLWAVENKMEVANMSLGANSGNQALADAVEAMRKGGVILIAAAGNSGGSVGYPAAYPGAIAVAASDSKDKLASFSSRGPSVAVIAPGVNVKSTYMGGDYDTLSGTSMATPHVAGLTALYVATHKGATPEQARAALAAASVKLPGVPDIGQGAGLPTADKLVR
- a CDS encoding thioredoxin domain-containing protein; this encodes MDRLTRRIAAAALVLAASAGSFFVARGRVKPYSPAAPDYRTLGPAGAKVTIVEFSDFECPACRVAEPPMRGLLKLYDGKVRLVFKHFPLERMHKFARPAAIASECAGRQGKFWEFHHDLYDRQSEWPAEKFEERMAAYAKNAKLDLAAWSACRRDPSVDAAVSADAKDGDNAWVGSTPTFFINGKRFVGARQLAEMGTPWVEKELKK
- a CDS encoding DoxX family membrane protein, producing the protein MSVNIPPALGLAARVIVGAVLVYAGAAKAAGPAEEFAVVIGSYDVLPRDMVLTAATFLPWVEIVVGWSLILGLRLRAAAAAAGALFAAFLFALLTVKAKGIELPNCGCFGDGVHLTLTQGLIFDTALAGLCWLAWSAGPSRLSLDSWAEGGYTGRDHDKR
- a CDS encoding response regulator, with translation MTNAKKRVLAVDDDASICEFYDQALRLGGFDVECAPSAAKAREALTKRRPDLILMDIMMPDQDGISFTRELRADAKTSDIPIIVVSGLADAGTLNDALLFGAVDYLVKPVEIDALKAKIERTFAALERRKKTP
- a CDS encoding diguanylate cyclase — protein: MPPNHQRTRGPLIALSTDFIRVKEYFEAIVASSGDLICTTDITGRIIYFSPGAEAMLGLTAEQAAGRPAHDFYTDGRAGAENLMKLLRASPDGRLHNHEMRVKASGDRILHVSMSLSFLKDARGRVIGTLGIAKDISDRVELERRLREMTRTDDLTGLYNQRHFHDRLREEAARSRRQGDPLAMVVFDLDGFKQVNDKRGHLEGDRILQAFAGAVTESVRREVDLCFRYGGDEFVLLLPGTTALKGARVARRIVKTAEPLAKEGVTASWGVAQLPPSGDASEFVRAADSAMYKMKAGKSGVRRRGTDLARAYSAEGRGSRRV
- a CDS encoding response regulator, translated to MARVLIIDDDFEIVSILTEILKHEGHEVSSAGEPVEGMQMARKVKPDLIILDYHMPGNTGSHLFESFRRNNATKSTPILFMSGEADPEHIMSEVSDSAGARFLPKPVRLEEFRRTIREMLAGPKEA
- a CDS encoding 2,3-bisphosphoglycerate-dependent phosphoglycerate mutase; translated protein: MGKLVLVRHGQSQWNLENRFTGWVDVPITALGENEARRAGQELKGIKFDVAFTSELKRAQQTLGIILEEIGQQDLPVKKDKALNERHYGDLQGLDKAETAKKYGDAQVHIWRRSFDVQPPNGESLKDTAARTLPYFDAHILPEVKAGKNVLVSAHGNSLRAILMELEKLTPEQIMQVNIGTCLPIYYDIGPKGEVLKKTASTAS
- a CDS encoding OmpA family protein, with amino-acid sequence MKKLLSFALAAAFLAACTSPAKKTAAGKNGKAGAAAAGESTEAAPLPPGAEVVEASLRGSGFEADADIKTVRFDYDSAQLSGETLDILKANAAVMKERKGTEFLVAGHCDDRGTVAYNLALGQKRAKEVRDYYIRLGVDGRKIATISFGKEQGECSEQTEECWSKNRRAVTGVRAKAGASAQ
- a CDS encoding tetratricopeptide repeat protein, translating into MNAGRSAVLAAAALMLSSCIATQKDVLDLSQQSDELKEQVEELKKTVGSLQANQADLSVSIKQLREELTAYTETVKASQGDMSKLSVKLDDLGAQLSGKVAALGQTITQAQTKGLEDQKAALAEAKRESGATDVFYTAEKRLQAKDYGQAAKGFEAYLRDFPKGELLDVATYDLGLAYYGLKQWEKAGRQFAIVLDKYPKSGQTPGARLHYALSLINLKKAGDEARAYLESVQADFPKSPEAKEAAAVLKRLAKPKK